In the Bacillus carboniphilus genome, one interval contains:
- the truA gene encoding tRNA pseudouridine(38-40) synthase TruA — protein sequence MPRIKLIISYDGTHFNGYQVQPGLRTVQSELEHALKRMHKGMDIRVTASGRTDRYVHATGQVIHFDTELEIPADKWNIALNTMLPEDVRIIHAEQVDSQFHARFDAIQKEYRYKVNCAKIPSVFKRHYEYHYPYKVDVMKMKEASKLLLGTHDFTSFSSAKSEVEDRIRTIYSIEILEKENELTFCFIGNGFLYNMVRILVGTLIEVGSGVREPASMLSIIDAKNRAAAGKTAPGHGLYLWKVEY from the coding sequence ATGCCTAGGATAAAGTTAATCATTTCATACGATGGAACTCATTTTAACGGTTACCAAGTGCAACCAGGTCTCAGAACTGTGCAGTCCGAGCTGGAACACGCGTTAAAACGAATGCATAAAGGAATGGATATTAGAGTAACCGCATCTGGTCGAACAGACCGTTATGTGCATGCTACCGGTCAGGTTATTCATTTTGATACAGAGCTGGAAATCCCTGCTGATAAATGGAACATAGCATTAAATACTATGCTTCCTGAAGATGTAAGAATTATACATGCAGAACAAGTGGATTCCCAATTTCATGCTAGATTTGATGCGATTCAGAAAGAGTATCGATATAAGGTGAATTGTGCTAAAATACCGTCTGTCTTTAAACGCCATTATGAATATCACTATCCTTATAAGGTAGATGTTATGAAGATGAAAGAAGCTTCCAAGCTATTATTAGGAACACATGATTTTACTAGCTTTTCTTCTGCAAAATCAGAAGTCGAAGATCGCATAAGGACGATTTATTCCATTGAGATTTTAGAAAAAGAGAATGAACTAACCTTCTGTTTTATTGGAAATGGATTTTTGTATAACATGGTCAGAATCCTTGTTGGTACACTCATTGAGGTAGGAAGTGGAGTTCGTGAACCAGCTTCTATGTTGAGTATAATAGATGCAAAGAACCGGGCAGCAGCTGGTAAAACGGCTCCGGGACACGGCCTTTATTTATGGAAGGTCGAGTATTAG
- the rplM gene encoding 50S ribosomal protein L13 has product MRTTYMAKANEVDRKWYVVDAEGQTLGRLASEVAAILRGKHKPTYTPHVDTGDNVIIINASKIELTGKKLTDKIYYRHSQHPGGLKSRTALEMRTNYAEKMLELAIKGMLPKNTLGRQIYKKLHVYAGSEHPHQAQKPESYELRG; this is encoded by the coding sequence ATGCGTACAACTTACATGGCGAAAGCAAATGAAGTGGATCGTAAATGGTACGTTGTTGACGCCGAAGGCCAAACTCTTGGTCGTTTAGCAAGCGAAGTAGCTGCTATCTTGCGCGGAAAACACAAACCAACTTACACACCACATGTTGATACAGGTGATAACGTAATTATCATCAATGCATCAAAAATCGAATTAACTGGTAAAAAGTTAACGGATAAGATTTACTACCGTCACAGCCAACATCCAGGCGGTTTAAAATCTAGAACGGCTTTAGAAATGCGTACAAACTACGCTGAAAAAATGCTAGAGCTTGCAATCAAAGGAATGCTTCCAAAGAATACTCTTGGACGCCAAATCTATAAGAAGCTTCATGTATATGCTGGAAGCGAGCATCCACACCAAGCTCAAAAACCGGAAAGTTACGAACTTCGCGGATAA
- the rpsI gene encoding 30S ribosomal protein S9, producing the protein MAQVQYYGTGRRKSSVARVRLVPGEGKIVVNGRDVEDYIPFAALREVVKQPLNVTETLGNYDVLVNVSGGGYTGQAGAIRHGIARALLQADPEYRGSLKRAGLLTRDPRMKERKKYGLKGARRAPQFSKR; encoded by the coding sequence ATGGCACAAGTTCAATATTACGGAACAGGTCGTCGTAAAAGTTCTGTCGCTCGTGTACGTCTAGTACCAGGCGAAGGAAAAATCGTTGTAAACGGCCGAGACGTTGAAGATTATATTCCATTCGCAGCACTTCGTGAAGTGGTTAAACAACCTCTAAACGTTACTGAAACTCTTGGTAACTATGATGTGCTAGTAAACGTATCAGGTGGAGGTTACACAGGACAAGCGGGAGCTATCCGTCACGGAATCGCTCGTGCGTTACTACAAGCTGATCCTGAGTACCGTGGTTCACTAAAGCGTGCAGGTCTACTAACTCGTGACCCACGTATGAAAGAGCGTAAAAAATACGGTCTTAAAGGTGCACGTCGCGCGCCACAATTCTCAAAGCGTTAA
- a CDS encoding DUF5667 domain-containing protein has protein sequence MKNKKIIHLLSSTALASALIFPIGTGVTFANEDTAEDLETVSLEETNTSEETNEEVVTEEEATEEASDESSEESTEEDSNEEAELEEPALVPGDFFYFVKLMTEKIRLAVTFDDYKESKLLAEFAAERIAEANALIAKGEIEEAEELLQEAIAIQEQAGEKLAGSTEDEGTESEEATEETDEEAVTEGTEETNEESDSEATDEGTEEESDSDVTEEVTEEEDEVRASLQITSIHY, from the coding sequence ATGAAAAACAAAAAAATAATTCATTTACTATCAAGTACTGCTCTTGCTTCAGCACTTATATTTCCAATTGGTACAGGAGTTACATTTGCAAACGAAGACACAGCGGAGGATCTAGAGACAGTTTCATTAGAAGAAACGAATACCTCTGAAGAAACAAACGAGGAAGTAGTAACTGAAGAAGAAGCAACAGAAGAAGCTTCCGATGAATCATCTGAAGAATCAACCGAAGAAGATAGCAATGAGGAAGCTGAGCTAGAAGAACCGGCATTAGTACCTGGGGATTTCTTTTACTTTGTAAAACTGATGACGGAAAAAATCCGTCTTGCGGTTACCTTTGATGACTATAAAGAAAGTAAATTATTAGCTGAGTTTGCTGCAGAAAGAATTGCAGAAGCTAATGCTTTAATTGCTAAAGGAGAAATAGAAGAAGCAGAAGAGCTTTTACAAGAGGCTATTGCTATTCAGGAGCAGGCTGGAGAAAAACTAGCAGGATCCACAGAAGATGAGGGAACTGAATCAGAAGAGGCAACCGAAGAAACTGATGAGGAAGCAGTTACAGAGGGTACAGAAGAGACTAACGAGGAATCAGATTCAGAAGCTACCGATGAAGGTACAGAAGAAGAATCAGATTCTGACGTGACTGAAGAAGTAACAGAAGAAGAAGATGAAGTTAGAGCAAGCTTGCAAATAACATCGATTCACTATTAG
- a CDS encoding DUF2521 family protein yields the protein MTVIHSFRQKQREKEIKLERNLLRELSIEWLKKKTLECFIKGIDSSQYIPIYQLEECCQDVAVEAFLLGGRFGKFGYYGESVEEVKSRCQEEEKYLIDTLYHYIEIEGLFEKRPMIQDSLYLQCEQYVHAFWMEGFLKAVKRYKLKLKS from the coding sequence ATGACTGTTATTCATAGCTTTCGGCAAAAGCAAAGAGAAAAAGAAATAAAACTAGAGCGAAATTTGTTGCGAGAGCTTTCTATAGAATGGTTAAAAAAGAAGACTTTAGAATGTTTTATTAAAGGTATTGATTCCTCTCAGTACATTCCGATTTATCAATTGGAGGAATGCTGTCAAGATGTAGCAGTAGAAGCGTTTCTTTTAGGAGGACGTTTCGGGAAATTTGGTTACTACGGGGAGTCAGTTGAGGAAGTAAAGTCACGATGTCAGGAAGAAGAAAAATACTTAATTGATACACTATACCATTATATTGAAATTGAAGGTTTATTTGAAAAAAGACCTATGATCCAAGATTCTTTATATTTGCAATGTGAACAATATGTACATGCTTTTTGGATGGAAGGATTTTTAAAGGCTGTTAAGAGATATAAGCTTAAGTTGAAATCTTAA
- the cwlD gene encoding N-acetylmuramoyl-L-alanine amidase CwlD — translation MRNNLKWVIFSIGVVVLFFIVQFDIKNDESWDSWNLPLTGKIIYLDPGHGGVDPGASKENVIEKDVALNIAFKLRDFLQQQGALVLMTREADIDLADANTKGYSRRKSEDLHKRLKLINDSEADLFLSIHLNAIPSSRWSGAQTFYGPRYKESEEAAKYIQGELTRNLENTTRQAKEINNVFLMKHAEKPGVLVEVGFLSNSVERGNLQNEAYQEMLAASIYKGVLRYFSEYDDEDKEDEDEEKIEDE, via the coding sequence GTGAGAAATAATTTGAAATGGGTTATTTTTTCTATAGGAGTCGTTGTTCTCTTTTTTATTGTACAATTTGATATTAAAAATGATGAGTCCTGGGATTCTTGGAATTTACCTTTGACAGGGAAAATCATCTATTTAGATCCCGGACATGGTGGAGTGGATCCAGGGGCTAGTAAGGAAAATGTGATTGAAAAAGATGTAGCCTTAAACATTGCGTTTAAACTCAGAGACTTCCTTCAGCAACAAGGCGCTCTTGTTTTAATGACGAGAGAAGCTGATATCGATCTTGCTGATGCAAATACGAAAGGCTACAGTCGGAGAAAGTCTGAGGACCTTCACAAACGTTTAAAACTTATAAATGATTCTGAAGCGGATCTTTTCTTGAGTATTCATTTAAATGCCATCCCATCATCCAGGTGGTCTGGGGCACAAACCTTTTATGGTCCAAGATACAAAGAAAGTGAAGAAGCAGCCAAGTATATTCAAGGGGAATTAACACGTAATTTAGAAAATACAACCAGACAAGCGAAAGAAATTAACAATGTATTTCTTATGAAACATGCTGAAAAACCGGGAGTGCTTGTAGAGGTTGGTTTCCTTTCGAACTCGGTTGAGCGGGGCAACTTGCAAAACGAAGCATACCAAGAAATGTTAGCTGCATCAATCTATAAAGGTGTATTGAGATATTTCTCAGAGTATGACGATGAAGATAAGGAAGATGAGGACGAGGAAAAAATAGAGGATGAATAA
- a CDS encoding Mrp/NBP35 family ATP-binding protein yields the protein MLTEEKIRSLVQELKDPFLNKSLKETEGILEIKVKDEKKHVSLKVAIAKTGTSEQLQLQGKIVETLKRSGVESVGLRFSDLPEETLEKFRGQLGGQEKGTSLLNSDTTFIAIASGKGGVGKSTVSVNLAVALARLGKKVGIIDADIYGFSVPDMMGIANRPQVRGEKIIPVDRFGVKVISMAFFVEDNSPVIWRGPMLGKMLNSFFSEVEWGDLDYLLLDLPPGTGDVALDLHTMLPTCKEIIVTTPHPTAAFVAARAGAMALKTDHEIIGIVENMSYFESKVTGEKEYVFGKGGGEKLAEELKAPLLGKLPLEQPDWNKEEFAPSVYEENERLGKIYLEIADKLLAELR from the coding sequence GTGTTAACAGAAGAAAAAATCCGTTCACTCGTGCAAGAACTAAAAGATCCTTTCTTAAATAAATCGTTAAAAGAAACTGAAGGTATTCTTGAAATCAAAGTAAAAGATGAAAAGAAACATGTAAGTCTTAAAGTTGCAATTGCAAAAACAGGAACAAGTGAGCAACTGCAGCTTCAAGGTAAAATTGTAGAAACTTTGAAGCGCTCTGGTGTAGAGTCGGTCGGTCTTCGTTTTTCTGATTTACCAGAAGAGACTCTTGAAAAGTTCAGAGGACAGCTAGGTGGACAAGAAAAAGGGACTTCCTTGTTAAATAGCGATACAACATTTATTGCGATTGCTAGTGGTAAGGGTGGAGTTGGTAAATCAACTGTATCCGTGAACTTAGCCGTTGCTCTAGCCCGTCTAGGTAAAAAGGTCGGGATCATAGACGCGGACATTTATGGTTTTAGTGTTCCAGATATGATGGGTATTGCAAATCGACCACAGGTAAGAGGAGAAAAAATAATTCCTGTAGACCGGTTTGGTGTAAAAGTTATATCCATGGCGTTTTTTGTAGAAGACAACTCTCCTGTAATATGGAGAGGACCAATGTTAGGGAAAATGTTAAATAGTTTCTTCTCCGAAGTAGAATGGGGAGACCTTGACTACCTACTTTTAGATTTACCACCTGGTACAGGGGATGTTGCGCTTGATTTACATACGATGTTGCCTACATGTAAGGAAATTATCGTAACAACACCTCATCCTACAGCAGCTTTTGTTGCAGCTCGTGCAGGTGCTATGGCCCTTAAAACCGACCATGAAATCATTGGGATTGTTGAGAACATGTCCTATTTTGAAAGTAAGGTAACAGGTGAGAAGGAATATGTATTCGGTAAAGGTGGAGGAGAAAAATTAGCTGAAGAGTTAAAAGCGCCGCTATTAGGTAAACTCCCACTAGAGCAACCGGACTGGAATAAAGAAGAGTTTGCTCCTTCCGTATATGAGGAAAACGAGAGATTAGGGAAAATTTACCTAGAAATTGCAGATAAGCTACTAGCGGAATTAAGATAA
- the gerD gene encoding spore germination lipoprotein GerD, with protein sequence MKKICGLIILLLLVLTGCGGQGSNGNQMDYEQTKKMIVDILKSDDGKKAFEEIMADEKMQQKLVMDQKIVSDTIVTTLTSEKGVDFWKESFSDPKFAESVAKSMKKENETLLKDLMKDPEYQAMMIDILKDPEIAKALEDQMKSQKFREHLQTVVLDTIESPLFKAKMADVLMKAAEEMGTGKSGEESGGGGDSGGGDGGGGDQSGGGSDQGS encoded by the coding sequence ATGAAGAAAATATGTGGATTGATCATATTATTGTTACTTGTTCTTACTGGTTGCGGTGGTCAAGGCAGTAATGGTAATCAAATGGACTACGAGCAGACCAAGAAAATGATTGTCGATATCTTGAAGTCTGATGATGGAAAGAAAGCATTCGAAGAGATTATGGCGGATGAAAAAATGCAGCAAAAACTTGTGATGGATCAAAAGATTGTTTCAGATACAATTGTTACTACCTTAACCTCGGAAAAGGGAGTAGATTTCTGGAAAGAATCTTTTTCGGATCCTAAATTTGCTGAGTCTGTTGCAAAGTCAATGAAAAAAGAAAATGAAACCTTACTAAAAGACTTAATGAAAGACCCTGAATACCAGGCAATGATGATAGATATATTGAAGGATCCTGAAATTGCAAAAGCATTAGAAGATCAAATGAAAAGCCAAAAATTCAGAGAACATTTACAAACTGTTGTTCTGGATACCATCGAGAGTCCCCTGTTTAAAGCAAAAATGGCAGATGTGCTAATGAAGGCTGCTGAAGAAATGGGAACAGGAAAGTCTGGAGAAGAGAGTGGCGGTGGTGGAGACTCCGGTGGTGGAGATGGCGGCGGTGGAGACCAAAGTGGCGGCGGGTCTGACCAAGGATCTTAA
- a CDS encoding KinB-signaling pathway activation protein, with amino-acid sequence MTSRNWVRLFFTTLLIGGVVGVFSGFIARWEDFEWMFAPLDITEVLSSSVWLFGIGLIYSVISQMGFFSYLTVHRFGLGIFKSVLFWNMAQIILIAFALIDLVYFEYGTIAAILFVYGLIIATLKAKQTNKETFISALFFMAVVTTIELIAVLRVGNESWIYFMLIPLLACNTYQLLALPGYLERSKEEREARTERKAKLQSKTVKK; translated from the coding sequence GTGACAAGTCGGAATTGGGTACGATTATTTTTTACTACATTACTTATTGGGGGCGTAGTAGGAGTTTTTTCAGGATTTATAGCTCGCTGGGAAGACTTTGAATGGATGTTTGCTCCATTAGATATTACTGAGGTCTTATCGTCATCTGTGTGGTTATTTGGAATAGGGTTAATTTATAGCGTCATCAGCCAAATGGGCTTTTTCTCTTATTTAACAGTACATCGGTTTGGGTTAGGTATCTTTAAATCAGTATTATTTTGGAACATGGCTCAAATCATTTTAATCGCTTTTGCATTAATTGACTTGGTCTATTTTGAATATGGGACGATTGCAGCCATACTTTTCGTTTATGGCCTAATCATTGCCACTTTAAAAGCAAAGCAAACCAATAAGGAGACCTTTATTTCAGCGCTTTTCTTTATGGCGGTTGTAACTACTATTGAGTTAATAGCTGTTCTTCGAGTAGGGAATGAAAGCTGGATTTACTTCATGCTTATCCCTTTGCTTGCATGTAATACTTATCAGCTTTTGGCTTTACCTGGTTACTTAGAGCGTTCGAAAGAGGAAAGAGAAGCCAGAACAGAAAGAAAAGCTAAGTTACAATCAAAAACAGTAAAGAAATAA
- a CDS encoding polysaccharide deacetylase family protein — translation MGFIYVLNGKRLKNSMFIILTALFTAWFLFVQNFVHIPVFSTDKGPKAFYRGDDGVVLSFNIGWGDEKAAPIIETLEKLEVKSAVFFLSGSWAERHPDLVDKIKKRGYEIGVLGYEYKDYSELEDEQIRRDLNKALEVFKKLGIKDVEYARAPTGHFDERFLKIAERNSLHVIHWSLDSKDWTNPGKEMIVENVASAKKGDIILLHASDSAKQTAVALPLILKTLKDKGLEMVPLSKMVSDASSKTSEIN, via the coding sequence ATGGGTTTTATTTATGTCCTAAACGGAAAACGGCTTAAGAATTCAATGTTCATTATTTTAACGGCACTATTTACAGCTTGGTTCTTATTTGTTCAGAATTTTGTTCATATCCCCGTTTTTTCTACGGACAAGGGACCAAAAGCTTTTTATCGTGGGGATGATGGAGTTGTTTTAAGTTTCAATATTGGTTGGGGTGACGAAAAAGCAGCACCTATTATTGAGACTCTAGAAAAACTGGAAGTAAAATCGGCCGTGTTTTTTCTATCCGGCTCTTGGGCTGAAAGACACCCCGATTTAGTAGATAAGATTAAGAAACGTGGTTATGAGATTGGCGTACTCGGATACGAATACAAGGATTACTCTGAATTGGAAGACGAGCAGATAAGACGCGATTTAAACAAAGCATTGGAAGTCTTTAAGAAATTAGGCATTAAAGATGTAGAATATGCACGTGCACCTACTGGTCATTTTGATGAAAGGTTTTTAAAAATAGCTGAACGAAATAGTCTTCACGTGATTCATTGGAGTTTAGATTCAAAAGATTGGACCAATCCAGGTAAAGAGATGATTGTGGAGAATGTAGCTTCTGCAAAAAAAGGTGATATTATTTTGTTGCATGCTTCTGATTCTGCAAAACAGACCGCGGTTGCATTACCACTTATCTTAAAGACATTGAAAGACAAGGGATTAGAAATGGTCCCGCTTTCTAAAATGGTCTCTGATGCAAGCTCGAAAACTTCTGAAATCAATTAA